In a single window of the Prochlorococcus marinus str. AS9601 genome:
- the cdaA gene encoding diadenylate cyclase CdaA gives MNFWGIINLKLLLDVLFAVGFGLLLFSRVKEQRTLWLLRGYLFLVSSAWFIQRYAYLPLTSKLIDAVVLACSLSLAILWQGELRRLMELLGTGRLAVLLGNPQKEFRATSTTITQLVDTAGKLSQNRRGALIVVDLGSDLRPEDFLYSGTNIEAQLSTDLLINLFATDTPLHDGAVLVKGNKIISAGVILPLSRQGISRYGTRHLAALGITERFDRCICIVVSEETGTLSLANQGKLERPITSSRLQELLVNLIGNQNTIGTNKSTLGKNSLSQNTKSSDNIINDSNEKEKEKPAIFFNKND, from the coding sequence GTGAATTTCTGGGGAATTATAAATTTAAAGCTTTTATTAGATGTCTTATTTGCTGTTGGTTTCGGACTTTTATTATTCTCTAGAGTAAAAGAACAAAGGACATTGTGGCTTCTAAGGGGATATTTGTTTTTAGTTTCATCTGCATGGTTTATTCAAAGATATGCATACTTACCACTAACATCAAAATTAATTGATGCCGTAGTTCTAGCATGCTCTCTCTCATTAGCGATCCTTTGGCAAGGAGAGTTAAGAAGATTAATGGAACTTTTAGGCACTGGGAGGCTTGCCGTATTACTCGGAAATCCACAAAAGGAATTTAGAGCAACTTCAACTACTATTACTCAATTAGTTGATACTGCAGGTAAACTCTCTCAAAATAGAAGGGGAGCTTTAATTGTTGTAGATTTGGGGAGTGACTTAAGACCAGAAGATTTTTTATATTCAGGCACTAATATTGAGGCACAATTATCAACTGACCTTTTAATAAATCTATTTGCAACAGATACACCCTTACATGATGGAGCTGTTCTTGTGAAAGGGAATAAAATAATATCTGCCGGGGTAATACTCCCTTTATCTAGACAAGGAATAAGTAGATACGGGACAAGACATCTTGCTGCACTAGGAATTACGGAAAGATTTGACAGATGTATTTGTATTGTTGTCTCTGAAGAGACAGGTACATTATCACTAGCAAACCAAGGGAAACTAGAAAGACCAATTACCAGTAGCAGGTTACAAGAACTTCTTGTAAATTTGATTGGTAATCAAAACACAATTGGAACGAATAAATCAACTTTAGGTAAAAACTCTTTATCCCAAAATACAAAATCAAGTGATAATATTATCAATGATTCTAATGAGAAAGAGAAGGAAAAGCCAGCAATTTTTTTTAACAAAAATGATTAA
- the lysA gene encoding diaminopimelate decarboxylase, whose translation MDEKESFLKQKIDLESPNKNIVPITTSIGGDGKLSVGGCSIEELVKKYDSPLYILDETTLRMSCRAYKKALEKYYPGETLPIYASKANSSIFMSNLVSSEGLGLDAVSEGELLTALKGGVPNEKIVFHGNNKSDKEIDFAIKNNIKIIVDNDYDLKRLEEVSNSLNHDLEIMIRFTPGIECHTHEYIRTGSFDSKFGFGIEYLNNLFANISDTKHLKLRGIHAHIGSQIFELEPHKDLGEIMVKVILDAKKFGHNIKELNVGGGLGIKYTKNDDPPSIDEWVKTISTSVVEACKKHNLDLPKLMCEPGRSIVSTAGITIYKIGAFKEIPGIRTYLSVDGGMSDNPRPITYQSNYSACLVKNPLNINSKNKYTIAGKHCESGDVLLKEIELANCKTGDLICVFGTGAYNVSMSSNYNRIPRPAALLVCDGEAEIIQKRESPFDLLRYDVLPDRFIKQN comes from the coding sequence ATGGATGAAAAAGAATCTTTTTTAAAACAGAAAATTGACTTGGAAAGTCCCAATAAAAATATAGTGCCCATTACTACCTCAATTGGAGGAGATGGGAAATTGTCAGTTGGTGGATGTTCAATTGAAGAATTAGTTAAAAAATATGATTCTCCTCTCTATATTTTGGATGAAACCACATTGAGAATGTCTTGTAGAGCTTATAAAAAAGCATTAGAAAAATACTATCCAGGAGAAACACTCCCGATATATGCATCCAAGGCTAATAGCTCTATATTTATGAGTAACCTTGTTTCCTCAGAAGGTTTAGGACTTGATGCAGTTTCGGAGGGGGAATTATTAACTGCCCTAAAGGGTGGGGTGCCAAATGAAAAAATTGTTTTTCATGGGAACAATAAATCTGACAAAGAAATAGATTTCGCGATTAAAAATAACATAAAAATAATTGTAGATAATGACTATGACTTAAAAAGATTAGAGGAAGTATCAAACTCATTAAATCATGACTTAGAAATAATGATTCGCTTTACTCCTGGAATAGAATGCCATACACATGAATACATAAGAACAGGTTCATTTGATAGCAAATTTGGTTTTGGAATCGAATATCTGAATAATTTATTTGCCAACATAAGCGACACTAAACATTTAAAGTTAAGAGGAATACATGCTCATATTGGTTCCCAAATTTTTGAACTAGAACCTCATAAGGATCTAGGCGAAATAATGGTAAAGGTTATTTTGGACGCCAAGAAATTTGGCCACAATATTAAGGAACTTAATGTTGGTGGAGGATTAGGCATTAAATATACAAAAAATGACGATCCACCTTCTATTGATGAATGGGTAAAAACAATTTCCACCTCTGTAGTTGAAGCTTGTAAAAAACACAATTTAGATTTACCTAAGTTAATGTGTGAACCTGGAAGATCCATCGTATCTACAGCAGGCATAACAATTTACAAAATTGGGGCTTTCAAAGAAATTCCTGGAATCAGAACCTATTTGTCTGTTGATGGTGGGATGAGTGATAATCCAAGGCCCATAACATATCAATCAAATTATTCTGCATGTTTGGTAAAAAACCCCTTAAACATTAATTCAAAAAATAAATATACTATTGCTGGAAAACATTGCGAATCAGGAGATGTATTGTTGAAGGAGATAGAGCTAGCAAATTGTAAAACAGGAGATCTTATATGTGTTTTTGGTACTGGTGCATATAATGTTTCAATGAGTTCTAACTACAACAGAATTCCAAGGCCCGCAGCTCTTTTAGTTTGTGATGGAGAAGCAGAGATTATTCAAAAAAGAGAAAGTCCATTTGATCTTTTAAGATATGATGTTTTGCCTGATCGCTTTATTAAACAAAATTAG
- the rimI gene encoding ribosomal protein S18-alanine N-acetyltransferase, producing MISIKQINEKDIELCCELDRNTISLWSKKQWANEFKKDGTKIFGLLIKNLVIGICVFQVVLDEAQINYFVVNQKFREKGFGSYLMIYLIKKCEKLNLKKLLLEVSQSNVSAERFYSRFDFYTVGIRKNYYKDGSHALLKEKKLTTK from the coding sequence ATGATATCTATTAAACAAATAAATGAGAAAGATATCGAATTATGTTGTGAATTAGATAGAAATACGATTTCGCTATGGAGCAAAAAACAATGGGCAAACGAATTTAAAAAAGATGGTACAAAAATATTTGGGTTATTAATTAAAAATTTAGTCATTGGTATTTGTGTTTTTCAAGTTGTTCTTGATGAAGCTCAAATAAATTATTTTGTTGTAAATCAAAAATTTAGGGAAAAAGGCTTTGGATCTTACCTCATGATCTATCTAATAAAAAAATGTGAGAAATTAAATCTAAAGAAATTACTATTGGAAGTTTCTCAGAGTAATGTTAGTGCTGAAAGATTTTATAGTCGCTTTGATTTTTATACCGTAGGAATAAGAAAAAATTATTATAAAGATGGTTCACATGCTCTTTTAAAAGAAAAAAAATTAACAACAAAATAA
- the recR gene encoding recombination mediator RecR gives MITYTKPLSKLIGHFEKFPGIGPRTAQRLALFILKQPESTIRDFSKALLEAHNNVGRCKKCFNLTSEDECEICRNTERNQKLICVVSETKDLLALERAREFKGVYHVIGGLISPMDSVGPELLEIRSLVERVSKSEIDEIILALTPSVEGDTTSLYIGKLLSPFTKVTRIAYGLPMGSELEYVDEVTLARALEGRTKLN, from the coding sequence TTGATTACTTATACCAAACCACTTTCAAAATTAATCGGTCATTTTGAGAAATTCCCAGGGATTGGTCCAAGAACAGCGCAACGATTAGCCCTGTTTATTTTAAAACAACCTGAAAGTACAATAAGGGATTTTTCAAAGGCTCTTTTAGAAGCTCATAATAATGTTGGCCGTTGTAAAAAATGCTTCAATTTGACTTCAGAAGATGAATGTGAAATTTGTAGAAATACTGAAAGAAATCAAAAACTAATCTGTGTAGTATCGGAAACTAAAGATTTACTTGCTTTGGAACGTGCTCGAGAATTTAAAGGTGTATACCATGTTATTGGTGGTTTAATATCTCCAATGGATTCTGTTGGCCCTGAACTCTTAGAAATAAGGAGCTTAGTAGAACGAGTTAGTAAGTCTGAAATAGATGAGATCATATTGGCATTAACTCCCAGCGTTGAGGGAGACACAACAAGTCTTTATATTGGAAAATTGTTATCACCTTTTACTAAAGTTACGAGGATTGCATATGGGCTCCCAATGGGGAGTGAACTTGAATATGTGGATGAAGTTACACTTGCGAGAGCCTTAGAGGGAAGAACAAAATTAAATTAG
- a CDS encoding ATP-dependent Clp protease ATP-binding subunit yields the protein MFERFTEKAIKVIMLAQEEARRLGHNFVGTEQILLGLIGEGTGVAAKVLKSLGVNLKDSRIEVEKIIGRGSGFVAVEIPFTPRAKRVLELSLEEARQLGHNYIGTEHLLLGLIREGEGVAARVLENLNIDLTKVRTQVIRMLGETAEVGSGTSTTKSNQKTATLDEFGTNLTKLASESKLDPVVGRYSEIDRVVQILGRRTKNNPVLIGEPGVGKTAIAEGLAQRIQTGDIPDILEDKRVLTLDIGLLVAGTKYRGEFEERLKKIMEEIKSAGNVILVIDEVHTLIGAGAAEGAIDAANILKPALARGELQCIGATTLDEYRKHIERDAALERRFQPVMVGEPSIEDTIEILKGLRERYEQHHRLKITDDALEAAAHLGDRYISDRYLPDKAIDLIDEAGSRVRLINSKLPPEAKQIDKELRQVQKQKEESVRDQNFDQAGQLREKEIELSAKIKEVLENKKESAEEDQFNDDNKSVESDSKLYQSPLVSEEDVAHIVASWTGVPVQKLTETESVKLLNMEETLHQRLIGQDEAVKAVSRAIRRARVGLKNPNRPIASFIFSGPTGVGKTELTKSLASYFFGSEEAMIRLDMSEFMERHTVSKLIGSPPGYVGFNEGGQLTEAVRRRPYTVVLFDEVEKAHPDVFNLLLQLLEDGRLTDSKGRTVDFKNTLLIMTSNIGSKVIEKGGGGLGFEFSGDSVEDSQYNRIKSLVNEELKQYFRPEFLNRLDEIIVFRQLTKNEVKHIAEIMLQEVFARLQDKGIKLDVTDAFKERLVEEGYNPSYGARPLRRAVMRLLEDSLAEEVLSGRIKDGDKALVDIDDNKKVIINISSEESSQELASANF from the coding sequence ATGTTTGAAAGATTTACTGAAAAAGCTATAAAAGTCATTATGCTTGCTCAAGAGGAAGCTAGAAGACTTGGTCATAATTTCGTTGGAACTGAACAAATTCTTTTGGGATTAATTGGAGAAGGAACTGGGGTTGCAGCGAAAGTACTTAAATCACTTGGAGTCAATTTAAAAGATTCAAGGATAGAAGTAGAGAAGATAATAGGGAGAGGGTCAGGATTTGTAGCTGTAGAAATACCTTTTACCCCTAGGGCTAAGAGAGTTTTAGAATTATCTCTCGAAGAGGCTCGCCAACTAGGTCACAATTACATAGGAACAGAACATTTATTATTAGGTTTAATAAGAGAAGGCGAGGGAGTAGCTGCAAGAGTTTTGGAAAATCTTAATATTGACCTTACCAAAGTAAGAACTCAAGTCATCAGGATGCTAGGCGAAACAGCCGAAGTTGGTTCAGGAACTAGTACAACTAAGAGTAACCAGAAAACTGCTACTCTTGATGAATTTGGTACAAACCTAACAAAACTAGCTAGTGAATCAAAATTAGATCCTGTCGTTGGCCGTTATTCAGAAATAGATCGTGTCGTTCAAATATTAGGTAGGAGGACCAAAAATAATCCTGTTCTTATAGGGGAGCCAGGTGTAGGTAAAACAGCTATCGCAGAAGGTTTAGCTCAAAGAATACAAACAGGCGATATTCCAGACATTCTTGAAGACAAAAGAGTTTTGACACTTGATATAGGATTATTAGTCGCAGGAACAAAATATAGAGGTGAATTTGAAGAAAGGTTAAAAAAAATAATGGAAGAAATTAAATCAGCAGGTAATGTCATACTCGTCATTGATGAGGTGCATACTTTAATTGGTGCTGGAGCTGCTGAAGGAGCTATAGACGCAGCAAATATTCTGAAGCCAGCACTAGCTAGAGGAGAACTTCAATGTATTGGAGCAACAACTCTCGATGAATATAGAAAACATATCGAAAGAGACGCCGCTCTGGAAAGACGATTCCAGCCTGTAATGGTAGGGGAGCCATCTATTGAAGATACAATAGAGATATTAAAAGGCCTCAGAGAGCGTTACGAGCAACATCATCGTCTAAAAATTACTGATGATGCGCTAGAAGCAGCAGCTCATTTAGGGGATCGTTACATATCTGATAGGTATTTACCTGATAAGGCTATAGACCTCATCGACGAGGCTGGAAGTAGAGTTCGTCTAATAAATTCTAAACTCCCGCCTGAAGCAAAACAAATAGATAAAGAACTAAGACAAGTTCAAAAACAGAAGGAAGAATCTGTAAGAGATCAAAATTTTGATCAAGCTGGCCAATTACGTGAAAAAGAGATTGAATTGTCTGCAAAAATTAAAGAGGTATTGGAAAATAAAAAAGAATCTGCAGAGGAAGATCAATTTAATGATGATAATAAGTCTGTTGAAAGTGATTCAAAACTCTATCAAAGTCCCCTTGTTAGTGAAGAGGATGTAGCACATATTGTAGCTTCATGGACAGGCGTTCCTGTTCAAAAATTAACAGAAACCGAATCAGTAAAACTTCTTAATATGGAGGAAACACTTCACCAAAGGTTAATTGGACAGGATGAAGCTGTAAAGGCTGTTTCTAGAGCTATAAGAAGAGCAAGAGTTGGTCTAAAAAATCCTAATAGACCCATTGCAAGTTTTATCTTTTCTGGCCCTACTGGTGTAGGTAAAACTGAATTAACTAAATCATTAGCTTCATATTTCTTCGGTAGTGAAGAAGCAATGATTAGGTTAGATATGTCAGAATTTATGGAAAGACATACAGTTAGTAAACTTATAGGTTCGCCTCCTGGATATGTTGGTTTTAATGAAGGAGGTCAGCTTACTGAGGCAGTTAGAAGACGTCCTTATACAGTTGTTTTATTTGATGAAGTTGAAAAGGCGCATCCAGATGTATTCAATTTATTATTGCAACTACTTGAAGATGGAAGATTAACTGACTCTAAGGGTAGAACCGTAGATTTTAAAAATACTTTGTTAATAATGACTTCTAATATCGGTTCTAAAGTAATTGAGAAAGGGGGGGGCGGACTCGGATTTGAATTCTCAGGAGATTCAGTTGAAGATAGCCAATACAATAGAATAAAATCTTTAGTTAATGAAGAACTTAAGCAATACTTTAGGCCTGAATTTTTAAATAGACTTGATGAAATAATTGTATTCAGACAACTAACTAAAAATGAAGTTAAACACATTGCTGAAATAATGTTGCAAGAAGTTTTTGCACGACTACAAGATAAAGGCATTAAGTTAGATGTAACCGATGCTTTTAAAGAAAGACTTGTTGAAGAAGGTTATAATCCTTCCTACGGTGCGAGACCTTTGAGAAGGGCAGTCATGCGTTTACTTGAAGATAGTTTGGCTGAAGAAGTTCTTTCTGGGAGGATAAAAGATGGAGATAAGGCTTTAGTTGATATAGATGATAATAAAAAAGTTATAATAAACATATCTTCTGAAGAATCTTCTCAAGAACTAGCAAGTGCTAACTTCTAA
- the lipA gene encoding lipoyl synthase — MRNNNLIKKEKILRLPSWIKFPISKSSELEKIQTLIKKSNIHTICEEARCPNRAECYASGTATFLLGGSICSRSCAFCQVNKGRPSSINIDECTQVAEAVKVLNLKYVVLTSVARDDLPDHGANLFISTIDEIRKIDSTIKIEVLTPDLWGGGKNFDETNNLQTERLKMILEKNPTCFNHNLETVERLQKEVRRGANYKKSLSLLKKSKDIAPHIQTKSGIMLGLGETLDEIKNTIYDLKKIDCDQITIGQYLRPSFNHLAVKKYWDPSEFEYLYRFSKELGFKKVSSGPLVRSSYHAG; from the coding sequence ATGAGAAACAATAATCTTATCAAGAAAGAAAAAATCTTAAGGCTTCCCTCTTGGATAAAATTTCCCATTAGTAAATCATCAGAGTTAGAAAAAATACAAACACTCATCAAAAAATCAAATATTCACACTATTTGTGAAGAAGCAAGATGTCCAAATAGAGCAGAATGTTATGCCTCAGGAACAGCCACCTTCTTACTGGGTGGATCGATATGCTCTCGTTCTTGTGCTTTTTGTCAGGTAAATAAAGGTAGACCTAGTTCTATTAATATTGATGAATGCACTCAAGTCGCTGAAGCAGTAAAAGTACTAAATTTGAAATATGTTGTTTTGACATCTGTAGCTAGAGATGATCTCCCTGATCATGGTGCAAATTTATTTATATCTACAATTGATGAGATTAGAAAAATTGATTCAACAATTAAAATAGAGGTTTTAACTCCTGATTTATGGGGTGGGGGCAAAAATTTTGATGAAACTAACAACCTTCAGACTGAGAGATTAAAAATGATCTTAGAAAAAAATCCAACATGCTTTAATCATAATCTTGAAACTGTTGAAAGATTGCAAAAAGAAGTTAGGAGAGGTGCAAATTACAAAAAATCCCTTAGCTTATTAAAAAAGTCAAAAGACATTGCCCCTCATATTCAAACTAAATCAGGCATCATGTTAGGTCTTGGTGAAACCTTGGATGAAATAAAAAATACAATTTATGATCTTAAAAAAATAGATTGTGATCAAATTACAATTGGCCAATATTTAAGGCCCTCATTCAATCATTTGGCAGTTAAGAAATATTGGGATCCATCAGAGTTCGAATATTTATATCGCTTTTCCAAGGAATTAGGATTCAAGAAAGTATCTTCTGGGCCCTTAGTTAGAAGTAGTTATCATGCGGGTTGA
- a CDS encoding iron-containing alcohol dehydrogenase, producing the protein MQSISPETIYRGNNAWEKSLPQITKLTKSPLILGRGIQTNNLRNNIFNDLKNQKLNVNFANLQFDCCYEDISRVRNIISNNNNDCVIAAGGGKVLDSGKYIADSLNIPCITVPLSASTCAGWTALSNIYTKDGQFIKDVALGSCPKILVFDHKFIQTAPSRTLASGIADALAKWYESSITSSNIDDGLVQQAIQISRVLRDQLLIDGEKAFKAQFENNPSWQNTVEACGLTAGLVGGIGGEKCRTAAAHAIHNAITQIITPNKFFHGEIVGVGLLLQLRIEEMKNNNKLADQLIKQLFVLMNELNLPTSIGQLGINVFENNNLEKIADFTCRDKSEIHFLPFEINKRDIIEVISNFEQQKIKI; encoded by the coding sequence ATGCAGTCAATCTCTCCCGAAACTATATATAGGGGAAATAATGCTTGGGAAAAATCTTTACCTCAAATTACTAAATTAACTAAAAGTCCATTAATTCTAGGCAGAGGGATTCAAACGAATAATTTGAGAAATAATATTTTTAATGATTTAAAAAATCAAAAACTTAATGTAAATTTTGCCAATTTACAATTTGATTGTTGTTACGAAGATATTTCAAGAGTTAGGAATATTATTTCAAATAATAATAATGATTGTGTTATTGCAGCTGGAGGTGGCAAAGTTCTAGATTCTGGAAAATATATAGCCGATTCTCTTAATATCCCTTGTATTACAGTTCCCCTTAGCGCCTCTACATGTGCTGGTTGGACAGCCTTATCGAATATTTATACAAAGGATGGTCAATTCATAAAAGATGTTGCATTAGGATCTTGTCCGAAAATACTAGTTTTTGATCATAAATTTATTCAAACAGCTCCATCAAGAACACTTGCAAGTGGCATAGCAGATGCCTTGGCAAAATGGTACGAATCCTCAATAACAAGTTCAAATATAGATGACGGTCTTGTTCAACAAGCAATTCAGATATCAAGAGTTTTAAGAGATCAACTATTAATAGATGGAGAAAAAGCATTTAAGGCTCAATTTGAAAATAATCCATCTTGGCAAAATACTGTAGAAGCATGTGGACTTACAGCAGGATTGGTTGGCGGTATTGGTGGAGAAAAATGTAGGACTGCCGCAGCACATGCTATTCATAATGCAATTACCCAGATAATCACCCCTAATAAATTCTTTCATGGTGAGATTGTTGGGGTTGGTTTATTATTGCAATTAAGAATAGAAGAAATGAAAAATAATAATAAATTAGCTGATCAATTAATTAAACAATTATTTGTACTTATGAATGAATTGAATTTGCCAACTTCTATCGGACAACTTGGAATAAATGTTTTTGAAAATAATAATTTAGAGAAAATTGCTGATTTTACTTGTCGAGATAAATCTGAGATTCACTTTTTGCCTTTTGAAATTAATAAACGGGATATAATAGAGGTTATTTCAAATTTTGAACAACAAAAAATTAAAATATAA
- a CDS encoding isoprenyl transferase: MSLGKIIDAKNNNLSMKIDKQKVPEHVAIIMDGNGRWATKKGFPRTYGHKKGVSVLKEILKASKKLGCKVLTVYAFSTENWTRPTKEVDFLINLFIEVLRNEIREIHEESTKIKFIGDITPFPENLKKIISNSESLTKNNNKFLLNVCVNYGGRQEIVKVAKELALKSSSGEIKPSEVNEELFNSELLTRGIKDPELLIRTSGEKRISNFLLWQLAYSEIYISDVMWPDFNEFEFLKAIIDYQSRNRRFGGIESLPNESFEDSHYTL, encoded by the coding sequence ATGAGTTTAGGAAAAATAATTGACGCGAAAAATAATAACTTATCCATGAAAATAGATAAGCAAAAAGTTCCAGAACATGTTGCAATAATAATGGACGGCAATGGTAGATGGGCAACAAAAAAAGGGTTCCCTCGCACATATGGGCATAAAAAAGGCGTTAGTGTTTTAAAGGAGATTCTCAAAGCATCAAAAAAATTAGGATGTAAAGTACTAACTGTTTACGCTTTTTCAACAGAGAATTGGACAAGACCAACAAAAGAAGTTGACTTCCTCATTAATCTTTTTATCGAAGTTTTGAGAAATGAAATTAGAGAGATACATGAAGAATCAACAAAAATAAAATTCATTGGAGATATAACCCCTTTCCCAGAAAATCTAAAAAAAATAATATCTAATTCAGAATCTCTAACTAAAAACAACAATAAATTTTTATTGAATGTTTGTGTTAACTACGGTGGTAGACAAGAAATAGTAAAAGTTGCAAAAGAATTAGCATTAAAATCTTCTTCTGGCGAAATAAAACCAAGTGAGGTTAATGAAGAATTATTTAATTCAGAGCTATTAACTCGAGGAATTAAAGATCCAGAATTACTAATAAGAACCAGTGGAGAAAAAAGGATAAGTAATTTTCTTTTATGGCAATTAGCTTATTCAGAAATTTATATATCTGACGTAATGTGGCCTGACTTCAATGAGTTTGAATTTCTAAAAGCAATCATTGATTACCAATCGAGGAATAGACGTTTCGGAGGTATAGAATCATTACCAAATGAATCTTTTGAAGATTCTCATTATACTCTCTAA
- a CDS encoding rhodanese-related sulfurtransferase gives MKGKNYKITSLYSFFPFQENLIFDLKNKLLEIENENDLSGLLIFASEGINGTICAEKNVIDIVINLIKEYTDSRNLNIKVNFSKKKVFKKLKIKIKKEIVTMGVPEINPSENNGTYIDSAGWNKLIKNQNTIVIDTRNHYEISVGTFQNSINPNTRNFSEFPKWVDDHLNTHLENKDSTNIAMFCTGGIRCEKATSLLKKKGYKNIYHLKGGILQYLDDIPKKENLFEGECYVFDKRVALDQELEKGSYSICHACGMPISIQDQKRKEYRKGIQCHFCIDQFSDNDRKRFEERQKQIDRLKVENNKINKD, from the coding sequence ATGAAAGGCAAAAATTATAAAATTACTTCTCTATACTCTTTCTTCCCATTTCAAGAAAACTTAATTTTTGATCTCAAAAATAAATTATTAGAAATCGAAAATGAAAACGATCTTTCAGGTTTGTTAATTTTTGCAAGTGAAGGCATTAATGGAACTATTTGTGCTGAGAAAAATGTAATTGATATTGTTATCAATTTAATTAAAGAATATACAGATAGTAGAAATTTGAATATCAAGGTAAACTTTTCAAAAAAGAAAGTCTTCAAAAAATTAAAAATAAAAATCAAGAAAGAAATAGTTACCATGGGTGTCCCTGAAATAAACCCTTCAGAAAATAATGGGACCTATATTGATTCAGCTGGTTGGAATAAATTAATTAAAAATCAAAATACAATAGTTATTGATACTAGAAATCATTATGAGATTTCTGTAGGAACATTTCAGAATTCTATAAACCCAAATACAAGGAACTTTAGCGAATTCCCCAAGTGGGTAGATGATCATTTAAATACTCATTTAGAAAATAAAGATTCTACAAATATAGCAATGTTTTGTACCGGAGGAATAAGATGTGAAAAAGCTACTAGTTTGCTGAAAAAGAAAGGTTATAAAAATATTTATCACCTAAAAGGCGGTATCCTTCAATACCTTGATGATATACCAAAAAAAGAAAATTTATTTGAAGGGGAATGTTATGTTTTTGATAAAAGAGTTGCTTTAGATCAAGAATTAGAAAAAGGCTCTTATTCGATTTGTCATGCATGTGGAATGCCAATTTCAATTCAAGATCAAAAAAGAAAAGAATACAGAAAGGGTATCCAATGTCATTTCTGCATAGATCAATTCAGTGATAATGATAGGAAAAGGTTTGAAGAAAGACAAAAACAAATAGATAGATTAAAAGTGGAAAATAATAAAATCAATAAGGACTAA
- the bioB gene encoding biotin synthase BioB, which translates to MINSNNQVLSEIRFDWNKKEILEILNMPLIDLMWESQIVHRKFNSYNIQLASLFSVKTGGCEENCSYCSQSIYSASEIKSHPQFQVEEVLARAKIAKNEGADRFCMGWAWREIRDGKSFNAMLEMVSGVRDLGMEACVTAGMLTEEQASRLADAGLTAYNHNLDTSPEHYKNIITTRTYQDRLDTIKRVRNAGINVCCGGIIGLGETNGDRASLLEVLSNMNPHPESVPINSLVAIEGTGLEDNQEIDSIEMIRMIATARILMPKSKIRLSAGREKLSKEAQILCFQCGANSIFYGDELLTTSNPSFQSDRKLLKEVGVSFNKDFETCEKTLSSL; encoded by the coding sequence ATGATAAATTCGAATAATCAGGTCTTAAGTGAAATTAGGTTCGATTGGAATAAAAAGGAGATATTAGAAATTCTTAATATGCCTCTGATCGATTTAATGTGGGAATCACAAATCGTTCACAGGAAATTCAACAGCTATAACATTCAATTAGCATCATTGTTCAGCGTAAAAACTGGTGGATGTGAGGAAAATTGTTCATATTGTAGCCAATCAATTTATAGTGCTAGCGAAATAAAAAGTCATCCACAATTTCAAGTTGAAGAGGTTTTAGCAAGAGCTAAAATAGCAAAAAATGAGGGTGCAGATAGGTTTTGTATGGGTTGGGCATGGAGAGAAATTAGAGATGGAAAATCTTTTAATGCAATGTTAGAGATGGTTAGCGGTGTAAGAGATTTAGGAATGGAAGCATGCGTTACTGCTGGGATGCTTACAGAAGAACAAGCTTCCCGACTGGCTGATGCAGGTTTAACAGCGTACAACCACAATCTTGATACTAGCCCTGAGCATTATAAAAATATTATTACGACAAGAACTTATCAAGACAGACTAGATACTATCAAAAGAGTGAGAAATGCAGGAATAAATGTTTGTTGTGGAGGAATAATAGGCTTGGGTGAGACTAATGGCGATAGAGCATCTCTTTTGGAAGTGCTTTCAAACATGAATCCACACCCTGAAAGTGTTCCAATAAATTCATTAGTAGCTATTGAAGGTACTGGTTTAGAAGATAATCAAGAAATTGATTCTATTGAGATGATAAGGATGATAGCTACAGCCAGAATTCTTATGCCTAAAAGTAAAATAAGATTAAGTGCAGGAAGAGAAAAGCTCTCAAAAGAAGCCCAAATCTTATGTTTTCAATGCGGTGCAAATTCCATTTTTTACGGAGATGAGTTACTCACTACTTCAAATCCATCTTTTCAGTCAGACAGAAAACTTCTCAAAGAGGTTGGAGTATCATTTAACAAAGATTTTGAAACTTGTGAAAAAACATTATCTTCTTTATGA